The Nocardia sp. NBC_01503 sequence ACTGTCCTGTGTCACCTTCACCTCGCGCGGTGCGCTGGACGCGGTGGTGCTCAGTGCCGCCCGGCGACGCACCTCCACCCAGTCGGGTGCCGCGCCGAACCACCAGGCGCCGACGGCGCGGGACATCAGTCGGGTGAGCGAAATCAGCATGGCGCGTTCACTTTCCGCTCGTGGCGTGTCGGTTCAACCGGTAGTCGACCGGATCGGGTTGGCGGCGGATGCGCTTTTCGTACTGTCCGGGACTCCACGGCCACAGCTCCGGCATCCCGTCCTTACCCAGGTACCAGCTCCGGCAGCCGGTGGTCCACACCGTGCTCGGCGCGGCAGCCCGCATCATCGCGTTGTACCGGTCGGTGGCGGCATGCGTCGGCGCCACTGTCTCGAATTCCCCTGCGCGCCAACGCTGCAACCAACCGACTATACGTGCGGACTGCGCCTCGGCGACCGCGGTCAGCGGATGATTGGCGAAGGGGCTGTGCGGTCCGACCAGCATGAACAGATTCGGGAAGTCCGGCATCATGATGCCCTCGTAGGCGCGCGGTCCGTCGGCCCACGCCTGATCCAGGGTGTGGCCGCCGGTCCCGGTGATCGCCATCGGCCGCATATACGCGTGCGAGTCGAATCCCGTTGCCAGCACCAGGATATCGAGCTCGTGCAGCTCGCCGTCGGCGGTTACCACCCCGGTATCCCGCACATGGTCGATACCGCTGGTCACCAGCTCCACATCCGGCCGCTGCACCATGGCGTAGAAGCGGTCCGAGACCACCAGGCGCTTGCACATGGCCTGATAGTCCGGCGTGAGCTTGCGCCGCAGGTCCGGATCCTTGACCGAGCGTAGATTGCGCGCCACCACCCACTGGATGAACGATCGCATCCGACCCTGATGCACCAGTCCCTGCGAGAACGCGGCGAAGAACCCGCGATTGAGATGATAAGCGGCAGAGCCGAGTACGGGCAGTCGCTGGTAGACCTGCTTGGTCACCTCGCGATACCGCTTGTTGACCGTCGGCAGAATCCACTGCGGAGTCCGCTGGAACATAACGACTTTCGGAACCTTCCCGGCGAGCTCACTCACCAGTTGTGTTCCGGTGGATCCGGTGCCGATCACGCCGACCCGTTTCCCGGTCAATTCGACACCGTGATCCCAGCGCGAGGAATGCATGATGGTCCCGCCGAAATCGTCGAGCCCGGCGATATCGGGCCGCTTGGGATGATGCAGGAATCCCGTTGCGCACAAAACGAAGTCGAAGCGCTCCACCGCGCCGTCGGAGGTGGTGACCCGCCAGGCGCTGTCCTCGAACTCCGCACCGGTCACCTCCACGCCGAATCTGGTGTGCGCGGGCAGGCCGTGCTCGCGCGCCACCCCGACCAGGTAGTTCTTGATCTCCGGTCCGGCCGAATACAGTTGGGACCATTCGGGATTCATGGCGAAGGTGAACTGGTAGTACCGCGAGGGCACATCGCAGGTGAGGCCCGGGTAGGTGTTGTCGCGCCACGTACCGCCATAGTCGAGGGCCTTCTCGAAGACGGTGAAATTCCGGAATCCGGCTCGCTGCAATGCCACGCCCACGCAGATGCCGGAGATTCCGGCGCCCACGACGGCGATACGCGGTTCGCTCATGTGACGGCAGCCTAGGTTCGGGCCTCGTCGCCGGGAAGAGTTTTCGGGAAATTCGGTAGACATTCCGTCATTCGGTAGACGCGCTGTAAAGCGAGTGTTACCGTGTGCCCCAGATCACAAGCTCGAGCCAAGGATGAAGTATGCGAGCACTCCAGTGGACCGGCCCCGAGAAAGTCGCGGTCAACGACATTCCGGTCCCCGATATCGGGCCCAATGACCTGCTGCTGCGGGTCGGCGCGGCGGGTGTCTGCCACTCGGACGTGACCCTGGTGAACTTCCCGTACCAGCTGCGCGAGGATCCGCTGACCCTCGGCCACGAGATCGCGGGCACCATCGAGGCCGTCGGCTCGCATGTGAACGGTCGCGAGGTCGGCGAACGCGGCCTCGTCTACCTCTTCTGGACCTGCGGCGTCTGCCGCGAATGCGTCAGCGGCAATGAGAACGTCTGTATCGCGGCCGGACGCGTCGCCATGCCGCCCACCCCCGGCCTCACCATCGAGGGCGGTATGGCCGAGTACGTGCGCATCCCCGCCACCGCTTTCATACCCATCGGCGACCTGGACTTCCTACAGGCCGCCCCGGTGGCCGATGCCGCGCTCACCGCCTACCACTCCATTCGTGGCGCGCGAGATGTGTTGCGCCCCGGCGGAACCGCCGTCGCCATCGGTATCGGCGGGCTCGGTCACGTGGCCGTCCAGATCCTCCAGGCCATCACCGGCGTGCGTGTCATTGCCGTGGATGTCACCCAGGACAAACTCGACCTCGCCGCCAAATGCGGTGCGGACCTTGGCATTCTGTCCAGCGAGGACACCTCGAAGCAGATTCTGGAACTCACCGGCGGTCGCGGCGCGGAGGCCGTCTTCGACTTCGTCGGCATCGACGCCACCGCCAAGATGTCCGTCGAGAGCGTCGCACCCAATGGCGCGTACCGCATGATCGGCATCGGCGGCGGCACCCCGCCCGATATCAACTCCGGCCCCGCCGGTGGCCCCGGCCTACCCTGGGGCGCGACGGTCCGAAAGTCCCTGGGCGGCACCAGATCCGACCTCTACGACTGCGTCGGCCTGGCCCAAGCGGGCAAGCTCCACATCGAAATCGAACGCTTCGACCTCAACGACGGCCCGGAAGCCCTGCACCGCTTGGACAAGGGGCAGATCCAAGGACGCGCGGTACTCGTCCCCTGATCGTCCGGAGGATTTCAGCTTTGTCAACGCAGCCCGGTGAGGCGGCGCTCCAGCCACGCGCGCGTCTCGACGGTCGGCGCGTGGTCCAGGAGCTTGCGCTGCGCGCCGGGCGTCAGGTGTGCCAGTAGTGGTGTGAGTCGTTGCCGCCCGGGCCAGCTCACCAGGTACCGCACGGTACCGAGCAGGGCGACCGCGGCGGCCGTCTCCACCGCGCGGGCGAAATCCGCGGGGTGCTCCTGATCCAGGAATTGTGCCGGAACCGCCTCGTGCGTCGGATATCCCGAGGGGCTGCCGGTGCCGGATGCGTACCAGGTGAGTAGTCGCGCGATTCGATCGATCGCGTCCGGGTAAGCGGACAGCAAGCGGTCCCGGACCTCGGCCAACTCCGGTTCGAGCAGGGGGACACCGCGATCGGTGGTCTCCAGGAACATGGCGGTGAACGAAGCGATCGACTCCGGAATATCGGCGATCCAACGGCGGCGGGCGCGCAGGGCGGCATCGGCTCGGCGCTGCGATTCCCGGAATTCGCGCAGCGGCCAGGTGATGCCCCGCACCGCCAGCCACTCCAGCGAGAGTGCGCTGTCCACCAGGATGGCGTCGTCACGCCAGCCGCCCCAGCGCGCGGCATCGTCCCAGCGCACCGAGTGGCCGTGGTGCAGGGTCACTCCGGTGAGTTCGCGACCGGAGGTATCGAGGAAGACCAGGGAGACATCGCCGAAGCACATACAGGACGAACCGGGCTCGGCGGTGACCCGCAGCGCCTCGCGCAGCGCCTGCACGGCAACCGGATCCCGCTCCACCAGCAGTGCCTTGGAATCGCCCCGCATCTCGCGAATCTGCACCGCGCGGGCGGCGGCGAGCACGCGGTCGAGAGCCGTCCGATCACCCCCGCTCGGGTCATCCCCGTACTCCATACCAAACCCTAACGGGACCGGCCGGTTCTGGGCGAGAAGTCATTCGCACTGCAATCGGGCGAATGTTGTCCGTCCAGTTGCTGAACTGGTTCGTACCAGTGGGTGATACGGTTCGGTGTGACGCCGACAACTCAGATCTCGCCCCGAGATCGAGAGCACCGACCGGGGCAGGACCAGGGTTTCTGTCTGCCGGTCGCATGCGAAGGCGAAAGAACCTGGTGCCGGACCTAATCCGTCCAGCGCCAACTGCATTGTTGCCGAGAAGCCAGACATAGGAGACACAGTGGCGATATCGGACCCCCAGCCGAGTCCGGTCGGGAAGCTGTCCCGCCGCGACAGCGGGTTGTTCCGCACCAAGTCCGTCGAACAGTCCATCCGCGACACCGACGAACCCGATGCCAAACTCCGCAAAGACCTCACCTCGTGGGACCTGACCATCTTCGGCGTAGCCGTCGTGGTCGGCGCGGGCATCTTCACCCTCACCGCGCGCACCGCCGGCAACCTCGCCGGACCCGCGGTCTCACTGGCCTTCGTCTTCGCCGCCGTGGCCTGCGGACTCGCCGCCCTCTGCTACGCCGAATTCGCCTCCACCCTGCCGGTGGCCGGTAGCGCGTACACCTTCTCCTACGCCACCTTCGGCGAGCTCATCGCCTGGATCATCGGCTGGGACCTCATCCTGGAATTCGCCCTCGGCACCTCCGTGGTCGCCAAGGGCTGGTCGCAGTACCTGGGCGTGGTCATGGGCGGACGGCAGCCCATCTGGCACTTCGGCTCGATCAAATTCGATTGGGGCGCAGTACTACTCATCGCCATCCTGGCGGTGCTGCTGGCCCTGGGCACCAAGCTCTCTTCGCGCGTCTCGGCCGTCGCGGTGGCCATCAAGCTCGCCGTCATCGCCCTGGTGGTCGTGGTCGGCGCCACCTACTTCAAGGCCAGCAATCTGAAGCCGTTCATTCCGGAGTCCGTCCCCAACAGCGGTGACAGCACCGGCAAACTGCATCAGACGCTGTTCCAGCTCGTCACCGGTGGCGGCCACAGCAGCTTCGGCTGGTACGGCCTGCTCGCCGCGGCCAGCATCGTATTCTTCGCCTTCATCGGCTTCGACGTGGTCGCCACCGCCGCCGAGGAGACCAAGGACCCGCAGCGCAATGTGCCGCGCGGCATCCTCGGCTCATTGGCCATCGTCACCGTGCTGTACGTCGCGGTCTCGCTGGTGCTCACCGGCATGGTCTCCTACAAGGACCTGCAGGGCGATGACGCCACCCTCGCCACCGCCTTCGCCATCAATGGCGTCACCTGGGCCAAGAACATCATCTCCATCGGCGCGCTGGCCGGTCTGACCACCGTCGTCATGGTGCTGTTCCTGGGGCAGACCCGCGTGCTGTTCGCCATGGCCCGCGACGGACTCATGCCGCGCAAGCTGGCCAAGACCGGGCCCAAGGGCACGCCGGTGCGCATCACCATGATCGTCGGCGTCATCTGCGCGGTGCTGGCCGGATTCGTCGACTTCGGCACCCTGGAAGAGATGGTCAATATCGGCACGCTCTTCGCATTCGTGCTGGTCTCCATCGGCGTCGTGGTCCTGCGCCGCACCCGTCCGGACCTGCCGCGCGGCTTCCGCGTTCCGCTGGTGCCGTTCGTGCCGATCCTGTCCGTCATCGCCTGCGCCTGGCTCATGTTCAACCTCTCGGTGGAGACCTGGCTGCGGTTCATCATCTGGATGGCGCTGGGCTTCATCGTCTACTTCGCCTACGGCCGCAGGCACTCCCTGCTCGGCAAGGCGAATGCCGGGCAATAACTGAACGGTCGCTCGAGTTCGCTGCGGGTGGTGTGTCGTCACGGCATGACCTGGAGGGATGGGGTGTAATTGCTCTCATTAGTGAGAGTTACGCCACAAGTTCCGCCCTGTCAGCACCACCTCAGCATTCGAGAGGAACCGATCGTGAGCATGCTCCTCGCCACCGTGCACGAGACCTACACGACCGTGGTCGCGCAGATCGGCAATCCGACACCGGAGACACCGCCGGTGGCGGACAAGCTGATGAAACTGGTTCGCTACTTCACCTGGTTCACCATGCTCTCGGGCGTCACCGCCATCACCTACGGCGGCGGCCGCTTCGCCTGGGAGAAGTGGAGCGGCGGCGGGCTCGAATCACCGAAGATGGTGGCGGGAGCCATGATCGGCGGCGCCACCGCCACCAGCGCCGGCACGATCATGAATACGGTCATCGGCAGCTGATATCGGCTGCTGCGGAAAAACCCAACGGGTGCACCGGAATACGGTGCGCCCGTTGCCGGTTTTCGACTAGCTCTGGCCGAGCATGGTGTTCATCTCGTTGATCTCGGCCTGCTGACCGGTCATGATGGCCTGTGCCATCGCCTTGGATTCGGCATTGTTGCCGCTTGCCAATTCGGTATTCGCCATATCGATCGCGCCCCTGTGATGCTCGATCATCATCTGCATCCACTGCCGGTCGAACTCCGTGCCGGAGAGCTTCTCCAGGGACGACATCTGATCGGCGGACATCATGCCCCCCATGCCCTCGTGCCCCATGGTGGTACTCGGCGCGCCCTTGCCGAAAGCCTGCAGCAGCGAGGTGATCTGCTGCATCTCCGGAGTCTGCGCCTGCTCCACATTCTTTGCGAGCGTGAGCAATTGCTGATTCTGCGAACGTGACGGCACCAGCTTCGCCATCTCCACGGCCTGCGCGTGATGCGGGTACATCATCTGCAGGAAGGTGATATCGGCGGCATTGAAATCGGTGCGGGTGGCGGGCTGCGCCGAGGTGCCGTGGTCCATTCCGGGCATGGCGGCGGCGGTGCTGCTCGCGGGGGTCGTGGCGGAGCTGGACGAATCGTTGCCGCTACAGCCCGCGGCGATGAGCGCGACCGCGGCGGTACCGGCGACGACGGCGAGCTTGATACGGCTGATGGTGAACATGCTTGAACTCCTTGGCAATTGTGGATGAACTGAGAATGGGCACGCGAAAACCCGCGCCCGCGTGGGAAATACGCGTCGCGGTGCGCCCATCAGATCCGCAGAATCGCCAATTCGGCCAGGGAGAGCACCGTCCACGGTGGTGGACGGGCACGGTGTGCGCGCGATTGCCGCACCTTTGTCGCGGCGGTCTCGCGCTGCCGTAGGCCGAACCAGCCCAGTAGTGCCAAACCCATACCGAGCAGCAGGGCGGTCAATACGAAGAGGCAGCCGTGCATTCCGGCATGGCCATCGCATTCACCACCGGCGCAGCCCGGCATGGTCTGTTCGTGAGTCGAGACCATCGCGGCGGTGACAGCGGTATCCGAGCCCGGATGACTCATCTCGTGCATCGAATCGGAACCGCTCATACCGAAGACCACCGCGTGCATGATCGCGACTCCGGCAAGCAGGGTGAACAGGCCGAATGCCCGGGTCAACCGGGTTCGAAGGGCCTGTTGTTCCACCACCCCGGCCATTCTAGTGCGAGCCTGTTCGGTCTATGCGATACCCCCGCCTGGTATCGATTCATGGCGCGCCCGGGATCGCGCTGCCGAGAGGATTACCGGGTCGCCCGGTAGCCTGGCGCCGTGTCACAGCGCGAACTGGTCATTTTGGGAACAGCCAGTCAAGTACCGACCAAACAGCGCAACCACAATGGATATCTGCTGCGCTGGGATGGCGAAGGACTGCTCTTCGATCCGGGGGAGGGCACCCAGCGGCAGATGATCTACGCCGGGGTGTCGGCGACCGATCTCACCCGCATCGGGATTACGCATTTCCACGGTGACCACAGCCTCGGGCTCGCGGGGGTGGTGCAGCGCATCAGCCTGGACAAGGTGCCGCATCCGGTCGACGTGTACTACCCGGCCTCGGGGGAGCGGTATTTCCAGCGGCTGTGCACCTCCACCGCCTACCACCAGACCGGTGAACTGCGACCGCATCCGATCGACGCGGCGGGTGAACTGGACGCGCCGGGAGCGCCTTTCACACTGCGCACCGCACCGCTCTCGCACCCGGTCGAGGCCTTCGGTTACCGCCTCACCGAAGCCGACGGCCGGCGCATCGTGCCGGAGCGGCTGCGCGAACTCGGCCTCTCGGGACCGGTGGTCGGGCGATTGCAGCGCGACGGCGAGGTCGAGTTCGACGGCCGCACCATCTATCTGGACGAAGTCAGCGAATTACGGCGCGGGCAGAGCTTCGCGTTCATCATGGATACCCGCCTGTGCGATGGTGTGCACGAGCTGGCGGCGGGGGTGGACATGCTGGTCATCGAGGCCACCTTCGTCGATGCTGATACCCATCTGGCCACCGAATTCGGGCATCTCACCGCCGGGCAGGCGGGCGAAGTGGCGGCCCGCGCCGGTGCGCGGACCCTGGTGCTCACCCATTTCTCCCAGCGCTATCGCTCACTCGACGAGCATCTGGCCGAGGCGCGCAAGGAGTTCGACGGGGAGATCGTGGTGGCCGAGGACCTCATGCGAATTCCGGTGCCGCCCCGCCGCTGAGCGGGTGGCCGGAAGTCGCAGGGGTGCGAGGACGGCGGGGGCATTTCCCAGGGCGGGGGGCGCGGGCATGATGGGTCGTATGGATGCGCACGAGGAACTCATCGCTCTTGCCGACAGGTACTGGGACACCATGCTGGAGAATGCACCCAGTGAGGCAACTCTGTTGGGGGACAGGCGATTCGACGATCGTATCGAGGATCTCTCCGAGGCGGCCGAGCAGCGGCTGCTGGGCACGTGGCGGGAGTTGATCGCCGCGGTCGACGCCCTCGACCCGGAGCGGTTGACCGCCGAGGACCGCATCACCCGCAGCCTGCTGCGCACCGAATTGGTCTCCGCCGCCGCGCATCTGGAGTGGCGGCCGATGGAGATGGCATCCGATCAGATGACGGGCGTGCACGCGGGCATGCTCACCATGGCCCCGCAGCTCAACGCGCCGGAGCCGGAGAACGCGTTGCGGCTGGTCCAGCGCTACCGGCAGTTCGGTGTGCTGATGGATCAGGCCGTGCAGCGCTTCCACGCCGGGCTGGCCGCCGGGCGCACGCCGGCGCGCATCACCATCGAGCGTTCGCTCAATCAGCTCGACGGCTATCTGGCCTCCGATATCGCCACCGACCCGTTCGCCGTCTTCCCCGGTCCCGCGAACTGGAATGGTGAAAAGGCTTGGCGCGCAGAACTGGCCGAGGTGGTGCGCGAGGTCGTTCGCCCCGCCTTCGCCGCCTACCGCAAGGTGCTGGCCGAGGAGCTGCTGCCGGTGGCCCGCCCGGATGAGCAGCCGGGTCTGTGCTGGCTCGGTGACGACGGCGTGGATATCTACCGCCGTCTGCTGCGCCACCACACCACGCTGCCCGATCTGGGCGCGGATGAGATCCATCAGCTCGGTCTGGACGAATTGGCCGGGCTGCGAGCCGAATACGCGGAGATCGGCGAACGGCTGTTCGGACTGACCGACCTGGGCGAGATCTTCGCCCGCCTGCGTGAGGACTCCGCGCTGCGCTACGGCGATGGTGAGGAGATCATGGTCGATGCCCGTGCCTGCCTGGCCGCCGCGCAGCAGGCCATGGGCGAGTGGTTCGGCCGCCTGCCGGTGCAGTCCTGCGACATTCTGCCGGTCCCGGAATTTCTCGCCGCCGATGCGCCCGCGGCCTACTACTTCCCGCCCGCTGCGGATGGTTCCCGTCCCGGCGCGTACTACGTCAACCTGCATGATCCCAAGGGCCGCAACAG is a genomic window containing:
- a CDS encoding flavin-containing monooxygenase is translated as MSEPRIAVVGAGISGICVGVALQRAGFRNFTVFEKALDYGGTWRDNTYPGLTCDVPSRYYQFTFAMNPEWSQLYSAGPEIKNYLVGVAREHGLPAHTRFGVEVTGAEFEDSAWRVTTSDGAVERFDFVLCATGFLHHPKRPDIAGLDDFGGTIMHSSRWDHGVELTGKRVGVIGTGSTGTQLVSELAGKVPKVVMFQRTPQWILPTVNKRYREVTKQVYQRLPVLGSAAYHLNRGFFAAFSQGLVHQGRMRSFIQWVVARNLRSVKDPDLRRKLTPDYQAMCKRLVVSDRFYAMVQRPDVELVTSGIDHVRDTGVVTADGELHELDILVLATGFDSHAYMRPMAITGTGGHTLDQAWADGPRAYEGIMMPDFPNLFMLVGPHSPFANHPLTAVAEAQSARIVGWLQRWRAGEFETVAPTHAATDRYNAMMRAAAPSTVWTTGCRSWYLGKDGMPELWPWSPGQYEKRIRRQPDPVDYRLNRHATSGK
- a CDS encoding NAD(P)-dependent alcohol dehydrogenase; translated protein: MRALQWTGPEKVAVNDIPVPDIGPNDLLLRVGAAGVCHSDVTLVNFPYQLREDPLTLGHEIAGTIEAVGSHVNGREVGERGLVYLFWTCGVCRECVSGNENVCIAAGRVAMPPTPGLTIEGGMAEYVRIPATAFIPIGDLDFLQAAPVADAALTAYHSIRGARDVLRPGGTAVAIGIGGLGHVAVQILQAITGVRVIAVDVTQDKLDLAAKCGADLGILSSEDTSKQILELTGGRGAEAVFDFVGIDATAKMSVESVAPNGAYRMIGIGGGTPPDINSGPAGGPGLPWGATVRKSLGGTRSDLYDCVGLAQAGKLHIEIERFDLNDGPEALHRLDKGQIQGRAVLVP
- a CDS encoding amino acid permease yields the protein MAISDPQPSPVGKLSRRDSGLFRTKSVEQSIRDTDEPDAKLRKDLTSWDLTIFGVAVVVGAGIFTLTARTAGNLAGPAVSLAFVFAAVACGLAALCYAEFASTLPVAGSAYTFSYATFGELIAWIIGWDLILEFALGTSVVAKGWSQYLGVVMGGRQPIWHFGSIKFDWGAVLLIAILAVLLALGTKLSSRVSAVAVAIKLAVIALVVVVGATYFKASNLKPFIPESVPNSGDSTGKLHQTLFQLVTGGGHSSFGWYGLLAAASIVFFAFIGFDVVATAAEETKDPQRNVPRGILGSLAIVTVLYVAVSLVLTGMVSYKDLQGDDATLATAFAINGVTWAKNIISIGALAGLTTVVMVLFLGQTRVLFAMARDGLMPRKLAKTGPKGTPVRITMIVGVICAVLAGFVDFGTLEEMVNIGTLFAFVLVSIGVVVLRRTRPDLPRGFRVPLVPFVPILSVIACAWLMFNLSVETWLRFIIWMALGFIVYFAYGRRHSLLGKANAGQ
- a CDS encoding DUF305 domain-containing protein, whose amino-acid sequence is MFTISRIKLAVVAGTAAVALIAAGCSGNDSSSSATTPASSTAAAMPGMDHGTSAQPATRTDFNAADITFLQMMYPHHAQAVEMAKLVPSRSQNQQLLTLAKNVEQAQTPEMQQITSLLQAFGKGAPSTTMGHEGMGGMMSADQMSSLEKLSGTEFDRQWMQMMIEHHRGAIDMANTELASGNNAESKAMAQAIMTGQQAEINEMNTMLGQS
- a CDS encoding DUF6153 family protein, with the protein product MVEQQALRTRLTRAFGLFTLLAGVAIMHAVVFGMSGSDSMHEMSHPGSDTAVTAAMVSTHEQTMPGCAGGECDGHAGMHGCLFVLTALLLGMGLALLGWFGLRQRETAATKVRQSRAHRARPPPWTVLSLAELAILRI
- a CDS encoding ribonuclease Z, with the protein product MSQRELVILGTASQVPTKQRNHNGYLLRWDGEGLLFDPGEGTQRQMIYAGVSATDLTRIGITHFHGDHSLGLAGVVQRISLDKVPHPVDVYYPASGERYFQRLCTSTAYHQTGELRPHPIDAAGELDAPGAPFTLRTAPLSHPVEAFGYRLTEADGRRIVPERLRELGLSGPVVGRLQRDGEVEFDGRTIYLDEVSELRRGQSFAFIMDTRLCDGVHELAAGVDMLVIEATFVDADTHLATEFGHLTAGQAGEVAARAGARTLVLTHFSQRYRSLDEHLAEARKEFDGEIVVAEDLMRIPVPPRR
- a CDS encoding DUF885 domain-containing protein, with protein sequence MDAHEELIALADRYWDTMLENAPSEATLLGDRRFDDRIEDLSEAAEQRLLGTWRELIAAVDALDPERLTAEDRITRSLLRTELVSAAAHLEWRPMEMASDQMTGVHAGMLTMAPQLNAPEPENALRLVQRYRQFGVLMDQAVQRFHAGLAAGRTPARITIERSLNQLDGYLASDIATDPFAVFPGPANWNGEKAWRAELAEVVREVVRPAFAAYRKVLAEELLPVARPDEQPGLCWLGDDGVDIYRRLLRHHTTLPDLGADEIHQLGLDELAGLRAEYAEIGERLFGLTDLGEIFARLREDSALRYGDGEEIMVDARACLAAAQQAMGEWFGRLPVQSCDILPVPEFLAADAPAAYYFPPAADGSRPGAYYVNLHDPKGRNRYETASVAYHEAIPGHHLQLTIANELDHLPRFQRMSFANTAFVEGWALYTERLADEMGLYPDDLTRIGMLAADSWRSCRLVVDTGLHAKGWTRQQAIDFMVANAPVSVEEIRTEVDRYIAMPGQAVAYKVGQLEIRRQRAAAQERLGADFDIKKFHDVVLGSGSVSLPVLRELAGSL